In Timaviella obliquedivisa GSE-PSE-MK23-08B, the sequence CGACTCTTCAGAATTTAGCACCTCCAAAGACACTTCTGGAGCATTGAATGGTTCTGGATTTGGCGGCTCAGGGTTCGGATTTAGTGAAAATGTCGATCATTCGACAATTCAGGAAGACGAAATGTTTCCGCTTTCTAGTCATTCTGAGCAAATGCCTAACTTTACCCAGGCAAATACTCGTAACCTTGAACCAGAAGTAAGTGTGGAGCAAGGCTGGATTGCACCCCTGGAAAATTCTTCTCTGTCCTCAAAGAAATGGATTGTTGGTCTGGCTACGGGCGTTGTCTCTGCGATCGTTGTAGCAGGCGTAAGCTATGGGTTTTCAAGTGCAATTCCCAAAGATAAAAAAGCAGTGGTTCAGCCCTACTTGACCATGGCAAGCCTAGCCATGACCGGGGCAGCACTAGTTGTTGGCGGTAGTGTAGCGGGTGTGTTGAGCGGCATGACCACCAAACAAGTGAAGCGGACAGCAGCAGATTTGCAGGCGCAGTTTGAGGCCGTGTCGCAAGGTAATCTTAGTGCCCGAGCCACAGTTTACTCGGAAGACGAATTTGGCTTACTTTCGGTAAGGTTTAATCAGATGGCGAAAACCATCTTAACCAGTACAGGTGAGACTCAACGGAAGGCAGAGGAGCAAGAACAAGCGAAAGAAGACCTGCAACGCCAAGTCATTCGGCTGCTAGATGATGTGGAAGGGGCCGCTAGGGGCGATTTGACTGTGCAGGCAGAAGTGACGGCTGACGTATTAGGAGCCGTTGCAGATTCATTCAACCTAACGATTCAAAACCTCCGAGAGATTGTTCAACAGGTTAAAATGGCAGCCCGCCAGGTCACAAAGGGTTCGACAGAAAACGAGATCTTTGCCCGATCGCTCTCTTCCGATGCTCTGCGACAAGCAGAAGAATTGGCTGTGACCCTTAACTCTGTCCAAGTCATGACCGACTCGATTCAGCGGGTAGCAGAAAGCGCCCGTGAAGCCGAGGAAGTAGCGCGGTCTGCGTCTAGTACTGCTTTGAGAGGCGGTGAAGCGGTAGAACGGACTGTAGCGGGAATTCTACAAATTCGAGAAACGGTTGCAGAAACCACTCGGAAGGTGAAGCGTCTGGCTGAATCTTCTCAAGAGATTTCTAAAATTGTGGCGTTGATTTCGCAGATTGCTTCTCGAACTAACTTGCTGGCACTGAACGCGAGTATCGAGGCGGCAAGAGCAGGTGAGGCAGGACGCGGCTTTGCGATCGTTGCTGACGAAGTGCGGCAGCTTGCCGATCGTGCTGCCAAAGCATCGAAGGAAATTGAACAAATTGTGTTGCAAATTCAGGGTGAAACCGGGTCAGTTATGACCGCAATGGAAGAAGGGACACAGCAAGTGATTGAGGGCACTCGGTTGGCAGAACAAGCCAAGCGATCGCTCGAAGACATCATTCAAGTTTCTAACCGGATCGATGTGCTAGTGCGCTCGATTACATCAGACACCGTGGAGCAAACTGAAACTTCGCGGGCTGTGGCACAGGTCATGCAATCTGTGGAGCTAACGGCTCAGGAAACTTCGCAAGAGGCACAACGAGTTTCTGGCTCTCTGCAAAATCTGGTGGGAGTGGCGCGGGGTCTGCTCTCATCGGTAGAACGGTTTCGAGTTGAGAAAGTTTAGGTTGAACCTTAGACCCTTCGTTTTAGACATTTTATTGCCGTTATCGGGCGATCGCCAAGAGTATTCAGAGGAACACTGCTATGCTGTCGGAACAACAACAGCGGATTATGGGCTACTTCATTGAGGAGGCGAAAGATCACCTCAATACCATTGAGCAGGGGTTGCTGAATCTGCAAGGGACGATTGAAGACCCCGAAATGGTAAATGAGGTTTTTCGAGCCGCCCACTCAGTCAAAGGCGGAGCCGCAATGCTGGGACTAACTAGCATTCAGCAAGCAGCCCATCGTCTAGAGGACTACTTCAAGATTCTCAAAGAGTGTCCAATAGAAATTGACCAAGCCTTAGAAACCCTTTTCCTCAAAATTTTTGATGCGCTGCAAGCCTTGCTTGAACAGTTGCAGGGTCCTTTCGGGTTAACCAACGATAAATCGGCAGAAGTCATGGCAGGTGTAGAGCCTGTTTTTCAAGAATTGAATCGCCGTTTTAGTGGCTTAATCGGTCAGGTGAACAGTACGCTTCTTGAAGACGTGGATTTAAGCATCCTCTCAATAGGACAGCCTGTTTCCGCCCCAGTTGGCGTACCCGCAGCAGAAGAAAGTGCACTCCAACTCATTTTTCAAAGCGAAGTCCCGATTCGACTCCGAGAAATGCTTCAGTTGTTCAAACAAAAAGAGACTACCGATAGCCGACAACAACTTCAAGCGATTTGTTCGGTGTTAGGGCAATACGGTGACCCACTTGATTTACTGGCTTGGTGTAGGTTGCTAGATGATGTTCGCAGAGCGATCGCCAACCCCCAAAATAGCTACCGTGTTCTTGCTCCTGTCATCATTAAAGAAGTCAAGCAGGCTCAAGAATTAGTCTTGTCTGGGCGCTCCACCGAAATTTTGGCGAGTAACAATTTAACAGCACTTCTGCCCCTACAAGATGAATCTAACGTTAATGATCTAGGTTCCGACTTTACAGATTTGTTAGGCTCAATGGAATTGAGCGGCAGCGGCTTTGATGAGCGTGAAGATGTTTTATCGTTTGATGATCTCGATAGATTTGTAGTTCCACTCAATGAATCTTTGAGCGCGATCGCAGTATTCGATCAGACAG encodes:
- a CDS encoding HAMP domain-containing protein — its product is MASSTGYAQEYQQAERAYMLGSYDEAASIIDRLAETYPSDPNVCLLRGHIYCYGLQQYDVAREQYQSVLGLTSDAEYVNYANNGLAYADQYGVENPLGIAGGEVDDAFADIDADFVSTTDPHSSDSYRTNSGNGTNLSHQELEDFDFADLNVAPTTGLDWNPQSTDPLDAPDSSPFANPFATSEPLGETELPLLDEPFTLSQSVDDEDSFTLNAQPTPDTYTAFNSASALDDFNNNSVTSMEEFGSQSPLNPSDDATLFMGLDDSDLDGDLGRAANTFSMSGSISNGISSTNLYNQDDRTFISENSGYGLDDLDDDFPSRGERSFASSAPTTRANSADFLDEFDEFDDLGSLPEFDLSDNSIDLISPTDSSEFSTSKDTSGALNGSGFGGSGFGFSENVDHSTIQEDEMFPLSSHSEQMPNFTQANTRNLEPEVSVEQGWIAPLENSSLSSKKWIVGLATGVVSAIVVAGVSYGFSSAIPKDKKAVVQPYLTMASLAMTGAALVVGGSVAGVLSGMTTKQVKRTAADLQAQFEAVSQGNLSARATVYSEDEFGLLSVRFNQMAKTILTSTGETQRKAEEQEQAKEDLQRQVIRLLDDVEGAARGDLTVQAEVTADVLGAVADSFNLTIQNLREIVQQVKMAARQVTKGSTENEIFARSLSSDALRQAEELAVTLNSVQVMTDSIQRVAESAREAEEVARSASSTALRGGEAVERTVAGILQIRETVAETTRKVKRLAESSQEISKIVALISQIASRTNLLALNASIEAARAGEAGRGFAIVADEVRQLADRAAKASKEIEQIVLQIQGETGSVMTAMEEGTQQVIEGTRLAEQAKRSLEDIIQVSNRIDVLVRSITSDTVEQTETSRAVAQVMQSVELTAQETSQEAQRVSGSLQNLVGVARGLLSSVERFRVEKV